From one Bacillota bacterium genomic stretch:
- a CDS encoding ABC transporter ATP-binding protein: MENILTVNNLTRHYSDFTLDNVSFSLPKGSIMGLIGANGAGKTTTLKLLLNLIQRDSGTISIFGKDNIKDEKEIKEQIGVVFDECYFHDNLNAADISKIMSKIYASWSKSLFSSYLSKFSLPKDKIMKQYSRGMKMKMSIAVALAHNPKLLILDEPTSGLDPVVRNEILDIFLEFIQAEDHSILLSSHITSDLEKVADYITFIRDGKIILSDEKDILLDNYGLIKCGQEPFSKISKDDIAGMRHNSFGYEILVRNKKDAARKYPGYVIDNITTEEILLLMEKENVQ, from the coding sequence ATGGAAAACATATTAACAGTCAATAACCTAACCAGACACTACAGTGATTTTACCCTAGACAATGTGTCATTCTCTTTACCGAAGGGCTCGATAATGGGTTTGATCGGCGCAAACGGAGCCGGAAAGACTACCACATTAAAACTGCTGCTGAATCTTATCCAGCGAGACTCCGGAACAATTTCGATCTTTGGAAAAGATAATATTAAAGATGAAAAAGAGATTAAAGAACAAATTGGCGTAGTATTTGACGAGTGTTATTTTCATGATAATCTAAATGCTGCCGATATTTCAAAAATCATGTCAAAGATTTATGCCTCCTGGTCCAAAAGTCTTTTTTCATCATACCTAAGTAAGTTTTCGTTACCGAAAGATAAAATTATGAAGCAGTATTCCCGCGGTATGAAAATGAAGATGTCTATTGCCGTAGCGCTTGCCCATAACCCAAAACTTTTAATTTTAGATGAACCTACAAGCGGTCTGGATCCGGTAGTAAGAAATGAGATATTAGATATTTTCTTAGAGTTTATACAGGCCGAAGATCATTCAATATTACTTTCATCACACATTACTTCAGATCTTGAGAAAGTCGCTGACTATATCACTTTTATTAGAGACGGAAAAATTATTTTATCTGATGAAAAGGACATATTGCTTGATAACTATGGTTTGATCAAATGCGGTCAAGAACCATTTTCAAAAATATCAAAAGACGATATTGCCGGAATGCGCCACAACAGTTTCGGCTATGAAATACTTGTTAGAAATAAAAAAGACGCAGCTAGAAAGTATCCAGGTTATGTAATTGACAATATAACGACAGAAGAAATCCTGCTTTTGATGGAAAAGGAGAATGTGCAATGA
- a CDS encoding ABC-2 transporter permease yields MKGLFLKDYFNLIRNSKLLFTTLIFYGIFAITMNSPSFVIGIIIFVFSMMVLTSFSYDDLAKWNIYAMTMPISRSSFILEKYCLSLALVLFGSLSSILITFITCMVRSLSIKPEWFLTAFVVSEIALIFISIMIPLIYKFGTEKSRIMLILIMAVPFMLAFVLFKANIPMPSDNFIKGLMFASPVITLASLFLSYNISISIFSKKDL; encoded by the coding sequence ATGAAAGGTTTATTTTTGAAAGACTACTTTAACCTGATTCGTAACTCAAAATTGCTTTTTACAACCCTTATATTTTACGGCATTTTTGCCATTACAATGAACAGTCCAAGTTTCGTTATAGGTATAATAATTTTTGTATTTTCTATGATGGTTCTAACGTCATTCTCTTATGATGATTTAGCAAAATGGAATATCTATGCAATGACAATGCCTATTTCTAGAAGCAGCTTTATTTTAGAAAAATATTGCCTCAGCCTGGCTTTAGTATTATTCGGTTCCCTGTCTTCCATTTTGATAACATTTATTACTTGTATGGTTCGATCTCTCAGCATAAAACCAGAATGGTTTCTGACAGCATTTGTTGTCTCGGAGATAGCATTGATATTCATCAGTATAATGATTCCGCTAATTTATAAATTTGGCACAGAAAAAAGCCGAATTATGCTGATTTTGATAATGGCAGTTCCATTTATGCTTGCTTTTGTTTTATTTAAGGCTAATATACCGATGCCCAGCGATAATTTTATTAAGGGATTGATGTTTGCCTCACCTGTTATAACTTTAGCCTCACTATTCCTTTCATATAATATCTCAATATCAATATTTTCAAAGAAAGATCTCTAA
- a CDS encoding nucleoside-diphosphate sugar epimerase/dehydratase, producing the protein MESIYLSRRKIILYLLDMLFVVCSFLFVGLVIRSFWSIGHLTSLRIIVLKAAVVYSISFFAFRVYSIVIIYADINDYLRIAFACSVSTILLIAISPAIREVIGDYALLVYLISLCLIILLTTASRIFAHFYFIHNRRALGFHQEEERKKNRVLIIGAGAAGGIIVNNLKQTGKNDYEFIGIIDDDKKKKGKEICGVKVLGTRKKIEQICQQGEVDTILLSIAAISNEDKKDILDICSKTGCKVRVLPHVDDLVMSGDFSDNLRSVEIEDLLARDPIKLDNAGISEYLKDKVVMVTGGAGSIGSELCRQIARFKPKKILILDIWENGLYDIGLEMLNNFPDVECVSIIASIRDHQRLCRIFSNFSPEVVFHAAAHKHVPLMEANPVEAIKNNVFGTLNLVNTSVKYGVSKFVLISTDKAVRPTSIMGTTKRICEMIVQSAWKKTGKQFVAVRFGNVLGSNGSVVPLFKKQILKGGPVTVTHKDITRYFMTISEATQLVLQAGVFAKSGEIFVLDMGEPVKIYDLAVNMIRLSGLEPNVDIPIKITGLRPGEKLYEELLTAEEGLTKTTHQKIYIAKPNLINLNKIEENLALLQSVILSNNTSNIKEVIKQVVPSYSSPNIDEFKFASAEGVFTEIISSPELFRSVKTLDTLVTSNKDGGKVD; encoded by the coding sequence ATGGAGTCAATTTATCTGAGCAGGCGAAAAATCATATTATATCTATTAGATATGTTGTTTGTCGTATGCTCATTTTTATTTGTAGGTCTTGTTATTCGAAGTTTTTGGTCTATAGGGCATTTAACATCGCTTAGGATTATTGTATTAAAGGCTGCTGTTGTATACTCTATATCGTTTTTTGCTTTCCGAGTTTATAGTATTGTGATTATCTATGCCGACATAAATGATTACTTGCGTATTGCTTTCGCTTGCTCTGTTTCAACAATTCTGTTAATAGCCATCAGTCCTGCAATACGGGAAGTAATCGGTGATTATGCACTGCTTGTATATTTAATATCTTTATGTTTAATCATTCTCCTTACAACTGCCAGCAGAATATTTGCACATTTTTATTTCATACATAATAGACGCGCCCTCGGGTTTCATCAAGAAGAAGAACGCAAGAAAAACAGAGTGCTGATAATAGGTGCCGGCGCTGCTGGTGGAATTATTGTCAACAATTTAAAACAAACCGGCAAAAATGATTATGAGTTTATAGGAATAATAGATGACGATAAAAAAAAGAAAGGAAAAGAAATCTGCGGAGTAAAGGTACTGGGTACAAGAAAAAAAATTGAACAAATATGTCAGCAAGGCGAAGTTGACACGATTTTACTTTCAATAGCTGCAATATCCAATGAGGATAAAAAAGATATCCTCGACATATGCAGTAAAACTGGATGTAAAGTTCGTGTATTGCCGCATGTTGATGACTTAGTAATGTCAGGTGACTTTTCAGATAACCTAAGAAGCGTTGAAATTGAAGATCTTCTGGCGAGAGATCCAATTAAATTAGATAACGCCGGAATTTCGGAATATTTAAAAGATAAAGTCGTTATGGTCACAGGTGGCGCAGGGTCAATTGGCTCTGAATTATGCCGTCAAATTGCCCGTTTTAAGCCAAAAAAGATTTTGATTCTGGATATTTGGGAAAATGGTCTTTATGATATTGGTCTTGAGATGCTCAATAATTTCCCCGACGTAGAATGCGTATCCATCATTGCTAGTATCCGTGACCACCAGCGTTTATGCAGGATATTTTCTAATTTTTCGCCGGAAGTAGTATTCCACGCAGCTGCGCATAAGCATGTTCCGCTTATGGAGGCTAATCCTGTCGAAGCTATAAAAAATAACGTTTTTGGTACATTAAATCTTGTTAATACCAGCGTAAAATACGGCGTAAGTAAATTTGTTTTAATATCAACCGATAAAGCTGTCAGGCCTACAAGCATAATGGGTACAACCAAACGCATCTGCGAAATGATTGTTCAAAGTGCATGGAAGAAAACAGGTAAACAATTTGTAGCGGTTAGGTTCGGAAATGTTCTAGGAAGCAATGGCTCTGTCGTTCCCCTATTCAAGAAGCAAATTTTAAAAGGCGGGCCAGTCACTGTTACACATAAGGATATCACCCGGTATTTCATGACTATATCAGAAGCTACACAACTTGTACTTCAAGCTGGTGTATTTGCTAAAAGCGGAGAAATTTTTGTTCTCGATATGGGAGAACCAGTTAAAATCTATGATTTAGCAGTTAATATGATACGCTTGTCCGGGTTAGAGCCAAATGTCGATATTCCTATTAAAATAACCGGACTTCGACCGGGTGAAAAGCTTTATGAAGAATTATTAACAGCAGAAGAAGGTTTGACAAAAACTACTCACCAAAAAATCTACATTGCAAAACCAAACTTGATTAATTTAAACAAAATTGAGGAAAACCTCGCTTTACTTCAGTCTGTGATTTTATCTAATAATACAAGTAACATAAAAGAAGTCATAAAGCAAGTTGTTCCAAGCTATTCTTCTCCTAATATTGACGAGTTTAAGTTTGCTTCAGCTGAAGGGGTATTTACTGAAATTATATCTTCCCCTGAATTATTTAGATCCGTTAAAACTTTGGATACATTAGTTACTTCCAATAAAGATGGTGGTAAGGTTGATTAA
- a CDS encoding S-layer homology domain-containing protein encodes MKRKLLSLFLVFSIIASLFSTSAFAAVDLNSSSVSSAITKISDNLLSLTAAKRTEYFNLLSTYLQTNDGIDALVAGLQDSSKVPSALTEFYNNYSAALTANKDDAIFLLKFMKCIPEEKRKESLTDFENKSDVTISSTDTQNALNNVYVALVPANTIDMLRNDHGIGANTILTLFTALKGSIYLTNTSTSSTELKLKTSSVTFDNAVQSYLSGTVINGTTITDTYSLSNVLCSAFNAADPTIDPIRSDITKVLREIGLFEPSTVGGGGYGGGSGGGSSGGSSSGSTNGSGTDNGSGTEPETPTVNPPVIAAPVATSTFTDVQNTWSEPYVGALESRHIFAGYPDGGFHPEAKITRQEIAVVLVKALGIESELKSDATVNFTDKDSIADWSEPYIALLDELGIFKGYDDGGFHPEATLTREEFAALVARVVKQAPKSNPLSFSDKSSFSSWSQDNINTCSALGIVSGYEDGSFKPKEEIKRSESAVMIYRLMYIDGYLS; translated from the coding sequence ATGAAAAGGAAATTACTCAGTTTATTTCTCGTTTTCTCAATCATTGCAAGCCTATTTTCTACGTCGGCTTTTGCAGCAGTTGATTTAAACTCTTCATCTGTTTCCAGTGCAATCACGAAAATAAGTGATAATTTATTATCGCTTACTGCAGCAAAAAGAACCGAATATTTTAACCTTTTGAGTACATATCTTCAGACAAATGACGGTATTGACGCTTTAGTCGCAGGATTACAGGATAGCAGCAAAGTTCCTTCTGCACTCACTGAATTTTACAATAATTACTCTGCTGCTTTAACGGCTAACAAAGATGATGCAATATTTTTGCTTAAATTTATGAAATGTATCCCGGAGGAAAAACGTAAAGAATCATTAACTGATTTTGAAAATAAATCTGATGTTACAATTTCTTCAACTGATACACAAAATGCTTTAAATAATGTTTATGTTGCACTAGTTCCTGCGAATACTATTGACATGCTCAGAAACGATCATGGTATAGGTGCAAACACAATATTAACTTTATTTACGGCATTAAAGGGTTCTATTTATCTTACAAACACATCAACAAGCAGTACTGAATTAAAGCTCAAAACATCATCTGTTACATTTGATAACGCAGTACAATCTTATCTTAGTGGCACTGTTATTAACGGCACAACTATTACCGATACATATAGCCTTTCAAATGTTCTTTGCAGCGCATTTAACGCTGCAGACCCAACTATTGATCCAATTCGCTCTGATATAACAAAAGTGTTAAGAGAAATTGGATTATTTGAGCCTTCAACAGTTGGCGGCGGCGGTTATGGCGGTGGTTCTGGCGGTGGTTCAAGCGGCGGCAGTAGCAGTGGATCTACCAATGGCTCAGGCACTGATAACGGCTCAGGTACTGAACCCGAAACTCCAACAGTAAACCCCCCAGTTATTGCAGCTCCGGTGGCAACCTCAACTTTCACAGACGTTCAGAATACATGGAGTGAACCCTATGTAGGCGCTTTAGAGAGTCGCCATATTTTTGCAGGATACCCTGACGGCGGTTTTCATCCTGAAGCAAAAATAACACGTCAAGAAATTGCAGTAGTATTAGTTAAAGCTCTTGGTATTGAAAGTGAACTAAAATCAGATGCAACAGTTAATTTCACAGATAAAGATAGTATTGCAGACTGGTCGGAACCATATATAGCTTTACTTGATGAGCTAGGCATATTTAAAGGATATGATGACGGTGGTTTCCATCCTGAAGCTACACTCACACGTGAAGAGTTTGCTGCATTAGTTGCAAGAGTGGTAAAACAAGCCCCAAAATCCAATCCATTAAGCTTTAGCGACAAATCGTCTTTTAGCAGCTGGTCTCAGGATAATATCAATACTTGTTCTGCATTAGGGATTGTATCTGGTTACGAAGATGGATCATTTAAGCCAAAAGAAGAAATTAAACGTTCTGAATCAGCTGTTATGATCTATAGGCTAATGTATATAGACGGATATCTTTCATAA
- a CDS encoding CpsB/CapC family capsule biosynthesis tyrosine phosphatase, whose amino-acid sequence MKTLIDFHSHILPGIDDGASDLDTSLKLIDLLKNQNVSIILATPHYNAAHMSVDDFLNRRSLSFQKLALPGDISIKLGAEVFLTRGVDSIEGLEKLCIENTSYILIEPPMEPWQDWIYESVYKIVLRGLHPIIAHVERYMGVMSFNRILKLLEMDVISQINADSLSYFTGRRNIIKLYKEQKFHLLGSDTHNLKTRFPKMDIAAGKITKYFGADFLNHIDKNAALILSNKKPLI is encoded by the coding sequence GTGAAAACATTGATAGACTTTCATTCTCACATACTGCCTGGGATTGACGATGGCGCGTCTGATCTAGATACTTCTTTGAAGTTGATTGATCTCTTAAAAAATCAGAATGTTTCGATTATTCTTGCAACTCCGCATTATAATGCCGCTCATATGTCTGTTGATGATTTTTTAAACCGAAGATCGTTATCATTTCAAAAGCTCGCATTACCGGGCGATATCTCAATTAAACTTGGCGCTGAGGTTTTTCTCACTCGGGGGGTGGATTCTATTGAAGGTCTTGAAAAACTATGTATAGAAAATACTTCATATATTTTAATTGAACCACCGATGGAACCATGGCAGGATTGGATATATGAGTCTGTATATAAAATTGTGCTTAGAGGTCTCCACCCCATTATAGCACATGTTGAAAGATATATGGGCGTAATGAGCTTTAATCGAATATTGAAATTACTAGAGATGGATGTTATTTCACAAATAAATGCTGACTCTTTAAGCTATTTTACCGGTCGAAGAAATATTATTAAATTATATAAGGAACAAAAATTCCATCTTCTTGGTTCTGATACACATAATCTAAAAACCCGATTCCCCAAAATGGATATCGCCGCAGGCAAAATAACTAAATATTTTGGAGCTGATTTCCTAAATCATATAGATAAAAATGCAGCTTTAATACTATCAAATAAAAAGCCTCTTATTTGA
- a CDS encoding CpsD/CapB family tyrosine-protein kinase, translated as MSDKTGFSIRESYKTARTNIMFSLSSVVGCKRIIITSAVPGEGKTTTTMNLANVFAEMGARVMIIDGDLRRPRVHVFLELENDKGLSSILGGFCKIDEVIKHTQYGYDCITSGPIPPNPAELLSSSNMSELLNEKLADYDYIFIDTPPVTVVTDCTAISNLANGVIVVARQAYSTHDMIERSLDTINFTGTKVLGFVLNDSMSKGAKYNSYKKKNSYGYGYGYGYGYGYGKENEEDSNESKVESPVKQNL; from the coding sequence TTGTCTGATAAAACTGGATTTTCAATAAGAGAATCATATAAAACAGCTCGTACAAACATAATGTTTTCGTTATCATCTGTTGTCGGTTGCAAACGAATAATAATAACAAGCGCTGTTCCCGGTGAAGGAAAAACTACTACTACTATGAACCTTGCAAATGTTTTTGCCGAAATGGGCGCACGCGTTATGATTATTGACGGTGATTTGCGCAGGCCTAGAGTACATGTTTTTCTTGAGCTTGAAAATGATAAGGGGCTTTCAAGTATTCTCGGTGGCTTTTGTAAAATCGACGAAGTAATAAAACACACTCAATATGGATATGACTGCATTACTTCAGGTCCAATTCCCCCAAACCCGGCTGAACTTCTGTCATCTTCAAATATGTCAGAACTTTTAAATGAGAAACTTGCAGATTACGATTATATCTTTATCGATACCCCTCCTGTTACAGTAGTTACAGACTGTACAGCAATATCAAATTTGGCTAATGGAGTTATTGTTGTTGCCCGTCAAGCATACTCAACGCACGATATGATTGAACGGTCACTTGATACTATCAATTTTACAGGTACAAAAGTTTTAGGATTTGTACTTAATGACTCAATGAGTAAAGGTGCTAAATATAATTCTTATAAAAAGAAAAATTCTTACGGTTATGGATACGGCTATGGGTATGGCTATGGGTATGGAAAAGAAAACGAAGAAGATAGTAATGAAAGTAAAGTTGAATCCCCGGTAAAACAAAACTTATAA
- a CDS encoding LTA synthase family protein: MKTLNRIANKLKAKRWVHISALIGAVLFPVFLVIMVELIHFNSLSLLFKFINENTLIFLFDILLISIIYIVGLLILRRIWQAASITGIALYILAMVDYNKYETLRQYLFPWDLYLMKNADSFTTISAVYFSFYSILMLILLLSYLFILLVANMRINLTLIRRFAVSAAMVFAIVISFKSGYISTKALPAMGMTSVKNPSDNYQKNGLIASFSMSVNKNSLTAPDGYSSSSIEEGLSSYPPVESSNFEKPDVIVILSEALFDVTQLPNTKFSVDPLKNIHNINNQSIRGTMISPTFGGGTVRPEFEMLTGLTVNELPSGTVPYQQYVKNPVWSYAWHYKDLGYSTVAVHTYNKTFFDRERCYPLLGFDKFIGMQDLEDFGITPVYKNKLISDDTFANTVIKALDEAKQPTFLFGITMQNHTPYLDKYDSHSVTVSNSSFSDEEINILENYCEGTKDNDAAFQKIIDYINTRNKPTILVYFGDHLPALGTNNSIYVKSGLVKSDQPTEWSLSENNKMYGTPLIIYSNYNTGKKLTIPDSGISPYNVLALVSQYIGAPQDNYMSFLVKLANTMPVKNPVYYVTNGNDAQTISKMDALHEMITYDRLLGKGYSQPSLSNK, from the coding sequence ATGAAAACATTAAATCGAATAGCAAATAAATTAAAAGCAAAACGATGGGTTCATATATCTGCACTTATTGGTGCGGTTCTTTTCCCTGTATTCTTAGTAATTATGGTAGAGCTTATACATTTCAATAGCCTATCGCTACTCTTTAAATTTATTAATGAAAATACTTTAATTTTCTTATTTGATATTTTATTAATATCAATAATTTATATTGTCGGCCTTCTTATTTTACGTAGGATATGGCAGGCCGCCTCAATCACAGGTATAGCGCTATACATTTTAGCGATGGTTGACTACAATAAATACGAAACGTTGAGGCAGTATCTTTTTCCTTGGGATCTTTATTTGATGAAAAATGCGGATAGCTTTACTACAATATCGGCTGTCTATTTTTCTTTCTATTCGATTCTAATGCTGATCCTATTACTATCGTATTTATTTATCTTGCTGGTTGCCAATATGCGAATAAATCTCACTCTTATAAGACGTTTTGCCGTAAGCGCTGCAATGGTATTTGCAATTGTCATATCATTTAAGAGCGGATATATAAGTACAAAGGCACTTCCGGCTATGGGGATGACAAGCGTAAAAAATCCATCGGATAACTATCAAAAAAATGGACTTATCGCATCTTTTTCGATGAGTGTGAATAAAAACAGTCTCACTGCGCCGGATGGATATTCAAGTAGTTCAATCGAGGAAGGTTTATCTTCTTATCCGCCTGTCGAAAGTAGTAACTTTGAAAAGCCTGACGTAATAGTTATTCTATCTGAAGCATTATTTGATGTAACGCAGCTCCCAAATACAAAATTTAGCGTTGATCCTCTGAAAAACATTCATAATATAAATAATCAGTCCATAAGGGGGACAATGATTTCACCGACATTTGGCGGGGGAACAGTAAGACCAGAGTTTGAAATGCTTACCGGTCTCACCGTTAACGAACTGCCTTCCGGAACTGTCCCGTATCAGCAGTATGTTAAAAATCCTGTTTGGTCCTATGCTTGGCACTATAAGGATCTGGGTTATAGCACTGTTGCTGTCCATACGTATAACAAAACATTTTTTGACCGTGAAAGGTGCTATCCCCTTTTAGGTTTTGATAAATTTATTGGCATGCAGGATTTAGAGGATTTCGGAATAACACCTGTTTATAAAAATAAACTTATTTCCGACGATACTTTTGCTAATACAGTAATTAAGGCATTAGACGAAGCAAAACAGCCAACATTCCTATTTGGTATCACTATGCAAAACCATACTCCCTATCTTGATAAGTACGATTCACATTCGGTTACAGTATCTAATTCATCTTTTTCAGATGAGGAAATAAATATCCTTGAAAACTACTGCGAGGGAACAAAAGATAATGACGCGGCTTTTCAAAAAATTATTGACTATATAAATACCCGAAACAAACCGACAATACTCGTTTATTTCGGCGATCATTTACCCGCTTTAGGCACTAACAATTCGATTTATGTTAAATCAGGCTTAGTGAAATCAGATCAGCCAACAGAGTGGAGTTTATCGGAAAACAACAAAATGTACGGCACTCCGTTAATTATTTATTCTAACTATAACACCGGAAAGAAGTTAACGATTCCTGACAGCGGTATTTCCCCATATAATGTTTTAGCTCTGGTATCCCAGTATATAGGTGCCCCACAGGATAATTACATGTCATTCCTTGTTAAATTGGCGAACACTATGCCTGTCAAAAATCCCGTTTACTACGTAACAAACGGTAATGATGCGCAAACGATCTCCAAGATGGATGCATTACACGAAATGATAACTTATGACCGTTTGCTTGGCAAAGGTTATTCTCAGCCATCCTTAAGCAATAAATGA
- a CDS encoding GntR family transcriptional regulator, which produces MDIIISNSSGKPIYEQITSQIKNLIISGTLKEGDMLPSMRFLAKELQISVITTKRAYEDLERDGFIETVTGKGSFVAAKNLEFIQEEHRRIVEDYLQKAVNTARTSGITLDELRSLLEIFYLEE; this is translated from the coding sequence GTGGATATTATTATAAGCAACTCAAGCGGCAAACCGATATATGAGCAGATCACTTCGCAAATAAAAAACTTAATTATTAGCGGAACATTAAAGGAAGGCGATATGCTTCCTTCTATGAGATTTCTTGCTAAAGAACTTCAAATAAGCGTTATAACAACAAAACGAGCTTATGAAGACTTAGAAAGAGACGGTTTTATAGAAACTGTAACAGGAAAAGGAAGCTTCGTCGCAGCAAAAAACTTAGAATTTATTCAAGAGGAACACAGGCGCATCGTTGAAGATTATTTGCAAAAAGCAGTTAATACAGCTAGAACTAGCGGAATTACACTTGATGAGCTCCGCAGCCTTCTTGAGATATTTTACCTGGAGGAATAA
- a CDS encoding S-layer homology domain-containing protein — protein sequence MKKIISITLCICLMLSAVISPPTAFGADSMSKIIDGLLTYSAEERANLFTFLKPLLIVDKGLDLIDSYIDNYDPSGGDVASALLAPIFQYIEPQDAKTAISVLRLIPEDTRKKYADIYQNRTETPLTTDEANNANSILLLIYEDYPNLQTLFDEDGITSGVLLNFLGIFSEINDSKPMLSYSDSYFSVNYVSSTFESSLNSLSTSNGDPISLKKLAEETADRLNTVTTDAKPKIAELLQKTGVCVIQNNDSEIGSPTSSDWNENGLELKVENADTTASEKSQGYVKAINVSVYSNNDKQPDGLLPQSCVISFTCDNPLMTLHDTDGNVVLLSTYENGKFTARIEKSGRYLIKQNSAPFKDNNGWGTDYINQLALRGIVGGKGDGLFSPNDKISREEFVKLIVKLFNLQSNDNPGFADVNSSDWYFPYVSSAYKAGIINGVGDNKFGVGQPITRQDLCKIIYNAASAKNLFKSSNTISFKDSSNIASYALDAVTALNSSGYIAGDENSNFNPSSNATRQEAAKILYYLLRDLTITK from the coding sequence ATGAAAAAAATAATTTCTATTACACTATGCATATGTTTAATGCTGTCGGCGGTTATTTCACCGCCGACAGCATTTGGCGCTGATTCTATGTCAAAAATAATAGACGGATTGTTAACTTATTCGGCTGAGGAACGCGCTAACCTGTTTACATTCTTAAAACCCTTGCTTATCGTCGATAAAGGGCTTGATTTAATCGATAGTTACATCGATAATTACGACCCCAGCGGTGGAGATGTCGCGAGCGCATTACTAGCTCCAATTTTTCAGTATATCGAGCCACAAGACGCCAAAACAGCGATATCAGTTTTACGTTTAATTCCTGAAGATACTCGCAAGAAATACGCTGATATTTACCAAAATCGTACAGAGACCCCGTTGACTACTGATGAAGCAAACAATGCCAATTCTATATTATTGTTGATTTATGAAGACTATCCAAACCTTCAAACATTATTTGATGAAGATGGAATTACATCCGGCGTTTTATTGAATTTCCTGGGCATTTTTTCTGAAATCAATGATAGCAAGCCAATGTTATCTTATTCTGATAGCTATTTTTCCGTGAATTATGTATCTTCTACATTTGAAAGTAGTTTAAATTCGTTAAGTACCTCTAATGGTGACCCCATTTCACTTAAAAAGCTTGCTGAGGAGACCGCAGACCGTCTTAACACTGTTACAACGGATGCTAAACCTAAAATAGCAGAACTGCTTCAAAAAACCGGGGTTTGTGTAATACAAAACAATGATTCAGAAATTGGTTCACCTACAAGCAGTGATTGGAATGAAAACGGTTTAGAATTAAAAGTTGAGAATGCTGATACTACGGCTAGCGAAAAATCGCAAGGCTATGTAAAGGCAATCAATGTCAGTGTTTACAGCAATAATGATAAACAGCCTGATGGTTTGCTTCCACAATCCTGCGTAATCAGCTTTACCTGTGACAATCCTCTAATGACGCTCCACGATACTGACGGAAATGTTGTGCTTTTGTCAACATATGAAAATGGCAAATTTACAGCACGTATTGAAAAAAGCGGTCGTTATCTTATAAAACAAAACTCTGCACCATTTAAAGATAATAATGGCTGGGGAACAGATTACATAAACCAGCTTGCTCTGCGCGGAATTGTTGGGGGCAAAGGCGACGGGCTATTTTCACCAAACGATAAAATATCAAGAGAAGAATTTGTCAAACTTATTGTTAAGCTTTTTAATTTACAATCAAATGATAATCCGGGCTTTGCTGATGTAAATAGTAGTGACTGGTATTTCCCTTATGTATCAAGCGCATATAAAGCAGGAATAATAAACGGCGTTGGTGATAATAAATTCGGTGTCGGTCAGCCAATTACCCGTCAGGATTTATGCAAAATCATCTATAATGCTGCATCAGCTAAAAATCTATTCAAATCTTCAAATACAATAAGTTTCAAAGATTCGTCTAATATTGCAAGTTACGCATTAGATGCTGTAACAGCTCTTAATAGCTCAGGGTATATCGCAGGAGATGAAAACAGCAATTTTAATCCATCCTCAAACGCTACAAGACAGGAAGCAGCAAAAATATTGTATTACTTACTTCGAGATTTAACTATAACTAAATAA